One Scomber scombrus chromosome 4, fScoSco1.1, whole genome shotgun sequence genomic region harbors:
- the emb gene encoding embigin, producing MSASWKQLLFQLLLLVVSCRHVNTKTAGPTPTSLPQDPVSPLPAAVRSVVLKGKSETEKVVVVNPVSLTLECTWTGNHNKLPNITGYWRKDGNEIENSRLTVQLENKQYNLMREFSIANEEDLGNYSCLFGSEAKIDFILAAPQMGEVRDKPIVSYVGDSVVILCKMEESKPQPSTWHWFKANGTDKEQIDVAAEPLRYEIKNDNGKTRLVVHNVTEADSGLYYCGAVYAITTTLSHVELKVITFYEPLKPFLSILVEVIILVAVILLYEKSQSKKNEPAAGNVTNADSTNTLTQGENSGQEGSSSMRQRKV from the exons ATGTCAGCCTCCTGGAAGCAGCTCCTCTTTCAGCTCCTCCTGCTTGTCGTCTCCTGCAGACACGTCAATACAA AGACAGCTGGTCCAACGCCAACGTCGCTGCCACAGGATCCCGTCAGTCCTCTCCCAGCAGCTGTGAGGAGTGTCGTCCTGAAAG GTAAAAGTGAGACTGAGAAGGTTGTCGTGGTGAATCCTGTCAGTCTGACGCTGGAGTGTACCTGGACCGGAAATCACAACAAACTGCCGAACATAACCGGTTACTGGAGGAAAGATGGGAATGAGATCGAGAACAGCCGCCTCACAGTGCAGCTGGAGAACAAGCAGTATAATCTCATGAGAGA GTTCAGCATTGCAAATGAAGAAGACCTCGGAAACTACTCATGCTTATTTGGAAGTGAAGCAAAAATAGATTTTATCTTGGCAG CTCCACAGATGGGTGAGGTGCGAGATAAACCGATAGTCAGCTATGTGGGCGATTCTGTGGTGATACTGTGTAAAATGGAGGAAAGCAAACCACAGCCCAGCACCTGGCACTGGTTTAAAGCCAATGGTACAGACAAG GAGCAGATTGACGTCGCTGCAGAGCCTCTCCGGTATGAAATCAAGAACGACAATGGGAAAACCAGGCTGGTGGTGCACAACGTGACGGAGGCCGACTCTGGCTTGTATTACTGCGGTGCTGTGTACGCCATCACTACCACGCTGAGCCACGTGGAGCTGAAG GTCATCACCTTTTACGAGCCCCTGAAGCCCTTCTTATCCATCCTGGTCGAGGTGATCATCCTGGTCGCCGTCATCCTGCTCTACGAGAAGAGTCAGTCAAAGAAGAACGAACCTGCGGCAG GAAACGTGACGAACGCCGACAGCACCAACACGCT GACTCAGGGAGAAAATAGCGGACAGGAGGGAAGTTCATCAATGAGACAGCGCAAAGTCTGA